In Kangiella profundi, one DNA window encodes the following:
- a CDS encoding DUF4391 domain-containing protein, whose amino-acid sequence MNSFQELLDYMAFPETTLLDKPLYKRMFLEHASLDAADKKALKETIDKIRWIYTLKPSTINIAAYSDDQYDYSEIAVLHVETHSVKQYERIGEFINRAIPYPLVVLMSTTVGNREYVNLCLADKRQSKSDKDKQVIEELYFSGWIELAVSYPGQSNQGQSNQKQSEPEQTEQESPNQDFLASLKVSALPFTDFRRFYQAMIDRVVALNWAAKTGNFVLLTSQERSLEKRKALKQYHELELKIQKLRKELKQSAFNRQVELNATIKKYQQELKRLEQSLS is encoded by the coding sequence ATGAACAGTTTCCAAGAATTGCTAGATTATATGGCTTTCCCGGAGACTACACTGTTGGATAAGCCATTATACAAGAGGATGTTCCTGGAGCATGCCTCTTTAGATGCTGCGGATAAAAAAGCACTTAAAGAAACGATTGATAAAATACGCTGGATATACACTCTTAAACCCAGCACCATTAACATTGCGGCTTATTCCGATGACCAGTATGATTACTCGGAAATCGCAGTGTTACATGTTGAAACTCATAGTGTTAAGCAATATGAGCGAATTGGTGAGTTTATCAACAGGGCGATCCCGTATCCTTTGGTTGTTCTAATGTCTACAACAGTTGGCAACAGGGAGTATGTAAACCTGTGCCTGGCCGATAAAAGACAAAGTAAATCGGATAAAGACAAACAGGTTATTGAAGAGCTTTATTTCTCTGGCTGGATTGAGTTAGCTGTTTCTTACCCTGGACAGTCTAATCAGGGACAGTCCAACCAAAAGCAGTCTGAACCAGAACAAACTGAACAAGAAAGTCCAAATCAGGATTTTTTGGCAAGCCTAAAGGTCTCAGCATTGCCATTCACAGACTTTAGACGCTTTTACCAGGCGATGATAGACCGAGTGGTAGCTTTGAACTGGGCTGCAAAGACCGGGAACTTTGTGCTATTGACCAGCCAAGAGAGAAGCTTGGAGAAGAGAAAAGCCCTAAAGCAGTATCATGAATTAGAACTAAAGATTCAAAAATTACGCAAAGAATTAAAGCAGTCAGCTTTTAACCGCCAGGTTGAGCTGAATGCAACCATTAAAAAATATCAACAAGAGCTCAAACGGTTAGAACAGAGCTTGTCGTGA
- a CDS encoding type III restriction-modification system endonuclease: MKIQFDPNLEYQRQAIESVVDVFEGQETCQTNFTVAPLQYAEQQSIPGMETNLGIGNRLMLLDEDIHNNIRKIQLRNGLAPSESFSSKDGIHLTVEMETGTGKTYVYLRTIFEMNRKYGFTKFIIVVPSVAIKEGVHKSLRMTSTHFKELYENTNFDYFVYDSSKLSDVRNFATSPDIQIMVINIDAFRKSFTDPSKADKANIIHRAHDRMSGIKPIEFIQDTNPIVIVDEPQSVDTTDKSKEAIASLNPMCTLRYSATHVEKHHMLYKLDSVDAYEQKLVKQIEVAGIEVQDGHNKAYIKLLSVNNKKSPITAKVEIDSRLRSGSIKRKAITVKSGDDLLEKSGGRDIYDGYIIDDIYCEKGNEYISFTSKSDILKIGQAVGEVDPDEFKRIQIRKTIEEHLDKEMRLRPLGIKVLSLFFIDKVANYRSYDENGNPQKGKFALMFEEEYQRAIKKPKYQSLFEGADLETVAEGVHNGYFAVDKKKDAKGNEMMKDASGKTAADEGAYNLIMKDKERLLSFDSKLKFIFSHSALKEGWDNPNVFQICTLNESSSVIKKRQEIGRGLRICVNQEGERVHGFDVNTLTVMANESYEDFAEKLQKEIEEEEGIKFGVVEEHLFANIVIPVDEHNSEYLGVEASQKLWEHFNAAGYINKKGKVQDLLKNDLQSGELNIPDEFKAHTPQIAAVLKKVAGNLNIKNRDDKKKVTLNKAVYLSPEFKELWERIKYKTTFRVDFNVDALVQKCADEIKANLQVGKARFIYRKAKAEIDRGGVHAEQVQETASVYDSRAFQLPDLITYLQNETNLTRRTIVRILSDSGRLESFKNNPQKFIEQVTAIIQKQMRLFIVKGIKYQKIGDEHYYSQELFDDNELFGYLHKNMLATQKSVFDHVVYDSDVELEFARSFEQSDDIKLYAKLPDWFKIDTPLGTYNPDWAVLIEVDGKDKLYFVVETKGSLFTDALRPMEKAKIDCGKAHFKALGNDVDFKVANDFNEFSGEYV; the protein is encoded by the coding sequence ATGAAAATTCAGTTCGATCCCAATCTCGAATATCAACGCCAAGCTATTGAGTCAGTGGTTGATGTGTTTGAAGGTCAGGAGACCTGTCAGACCAACTTTACAGTAGCTCCACTACAATATGCAGAGCAGCAGTCGATACCAGGCATGGAGACCAATTTGGGTATCGGCAATCGTCTGATGCTGTTGGATGAGGATATCCATAACAATATTCGAAAAATACAGTTGCGTAATGGTTTGGCGCCGTCAGAGTCATTTAGTTCAAAAGACGGTATCCATTTAACGGTCGAGATGGAAACGGGCACAGGTAAAACCTATGTCTATTTACGGACCATCTTTGAGATGAACCGCAAATATGGCTTTACCAAGTTTATTATTGTGGTGCCTTCGGTTGCTATTAAGGAAGGGGTTCATAAGTCTTTACGAATGACCTCTACTCATTTCAAGGAGCTCTACGAAAATACTAACTTTGATTATTTTGTGTACGATTCCAGCAAGTTGTCTGATGTTCGTAATTTTGCCACTAGCCCCGATATTCAGATCATGGTGATTAATATTGATGCTTTTCGTAAGAGCTTTACGGATCCTTCTAAGGCCGACAAGGCTAATATTATACACCGAGCTCATGACCGTATGTCAGGCATCAAGCCTATTGAGTTTATTCAGGATACTAATCCCATTGTAATTGTCGATGAACCCCAAAGTGTGGATACTACTGACAAGAGTAAGGAAGCTATCGCCTCGCTTAACCCAATGTGCACCTTGCGTTATTCAGCCACTCATGTTGAAAAGCATCACATGTTGTATAAGCTTGATTCAGTAGATGCCTATGAGCAAAAGCTGGTGAAGCAGATTGAGGTAGCAGGTATCGAAGTCCAGGATGGACATAATAAGGCTTATATCAAGTTATTAAGTGTTAATAATAAAAAGAGTCCGATAACGGCTAAAGTAGAAATCGACTCAAGACTCAGGAGCGGCTCAATTAAGCGCAAAGCCATTACAGTTAAAAGTGGCGATGACTTGCTTGAAAAAAGTGGTGGTCGTGATATTTACGATGGCTACATTATTGATGATATCTATTGCGAAAAGGGCAATGAGTATATCAGCTTTACCAGCAAGTCAGATATCCTGAAAATTGGCCAGGCCGTTGGTGAAGTCGATCCAGATGAGTTTAAGCGTATTCAAATTCGGAAAACCATTGAAGAACACCTTGATAAAGAAATGCGACTGCGCCCGCTGGGTATTAAAGTCCTGAGTCTCTTCTTTATCGACAAGGTTGCTAACTACCGTTCGTATGACGAAAACGGTAACCCGCAAAAAGGTAAGTTCGCCCTGATGTTTGAGGAGGAGTACCAAAGAGCCATTAAAAAACCTAAGTATCAAAGCCTATTTGAGGGTGCCGATTTAGAGACGGTTGCCGAGGGCGTTCATAACGGATATTTTGCTGTCGATAAGAAAAAAGATGCCAAAGGAAACGAAATGATGAAGGATGCATCAGGTAAAACAGCGGCGGATGAAGGGGCTTATAATTTAATTATGAAAGATAAAGAAAGGCTTCTCAGTTTCGACTCTAAGCTAAAATTTATCTTTTCTCACTCAGCGCTCAAAGAAGGGTGGGACAACCCTAATGTTTTCCAGATCTGTACGCTCAATGAATCCAGTTCAGTTATTAAGAAGCGCCAAGAAATTGGGCGAGGCCTGAGAATATGCGTCAACCAGGAAGGCGAGCGTGTTCATGGCTTTGATGTTAATACTCTAACTGTCATGGCTAATGAATCTTATGAGGACTTTGCCGAAAAGTTACAGAAAGAGATTGAAGAAGAAGAGGGCATTAAGTTTGGCGTGGTTGAGGAGCACCTTTTTGCCAATATTGTTATTCCAGTCGATGAGCACAACAGCGAGTATCTCGGAGTAGAAGCCTCTCAAAAGTTATGGGAGCATTTTAACGCTGCTGGATATATCAATAAAAAAGGCAAGGTTCAGGATTTACTTAAAAATGACTTGCAAAGCGGCGAGCTCAATATACCTGATGAATTCAAGGCGCACACACCTCAAATCGCCGCAGTCCTTAAGAAGGTTGCTGGTAATCTCAATATCAAAAACCGAGATGATAAGAAGAAGGTTACACTAAATAAGGCAGTTTATTTAAGTCCAGAGTTTAAAGAGCTGTGGGAGCGTATCAAATACAAGACTACCTTTAGAGTGGATTTTAATGTTGATGCGTTAGTACAGAAGTGTGCTGATGAGATAAAAGCTAATTTGCAGGTTGGCAAAGCAAGGTTTATATACCGTAAAGCCAAAGCTGAAATTGATCGAGGCGGAGTTCATGCCGAGCAGGTTCAGGAAACCGCAAGTGTCTATGACTCACGAGCTTTTCAGCTACCTGATTTAATCACCTATCTGCAAAATGAAACCAATCTAACGCGCCGTACCATTGTTAGAATATTGAGTGATAGTGGGCGCCTTGAATCCTTTAAGAATAACCCGCAAAAGTTTATTGAGCAGGTCACAGCTATTATTCAAAAACAAATGCGCCTCTTTATCGTTAAGGGCATAAAATATCAAAAAATCGGCGACGAACATTATTATTCACAAGAGTTATTTGATGACAATGAACTCTTTGGGTATTTACACAAGAATATGTTAGCGACGCAGAAGTCAGTATTTGACCATGTGGTCTATGATTCCGATGTAGAGCTTGAGTTTGCTCGTTCATTTGAACAAAGCGATGATATTAAACTTTACGCAAAACTCCCTGATTGGTTCAAAATTGATACTCCTCTAGGGACTTATAACCCGGATTGGGCTGTTTTGATTGAGGTTGATGGTAAAGACAAGCTCTATTTTGTGGTAGAAACGAAAGGCTCATTATTTACTGATGCCCTACGCCCAATGGAAAAAGCAAAAATCGACTGTGGGAAGGCTCACTTCAAAGCCCTCGGTAACGATGTAGATTTTAAAGTTGCCAATGATTTTAATGAATTTTCAGGGGAGTATGTTTAA
- a CDS encoding DUF262 domain-containing protein, which translates to MDIMQHSSKVHDFTLGEWFDNIINGQIKLPRFQRHEAWDRKRICSFFNTVIHNLPLGVVLVHEVGDTEKFISRYVKTAENNKGHRVTQHLLDGQQRLTAMWRVLHNNYKDYTYFVHINDYDESKELDEESSISVYSRTRYIRKDGRRYPLWCDDPKECLKRGSIPTDLLKPTDISKDLDQWIDEATNHMNPSDDDEDAIKKVRRHLAFKEKLKEDINRLRDRVKHFNLPYLSLPSSTEKDVALQVFINMNTNSKPLSRYDIIVAEVESATGQSLHNLQNKLIEQYPKIARYFDVSFLILAASALLQDRIPNERGMIEMDKALMVENWSLMESCLAKVADFLATQGIYDKQRLPTNAVLGVIAASYQYIPEDGDFRSKAENLLQRYLWSAFFTDRYENSAASRAHVDYRAITSLLKNKDFTEEDLKVVPVLDRSEYPLATAEELETVDWPKRENIRARGILAVTTYYGAYDFADNQPASYESLKKREYHHLYPDALLKDIDVKSYLALNCALITWKTNRVIGRKDPVHYLGERIGWFDKDMIANRLQTHLIDFDDLAKSEYKNLEDESVKEKLMNDYLTFIKKRAIVIAEAAKKLADGNSLRPSTN; encoded by the coding sequence ATGGATATCATGCAGCATTCAAGTAAAGTTCATGATTTTACTCTTGGTGAGTGGTTTGACAATATTATTAATGGCCAAATTAAATTACCAAGATTTCAACGGCATGAGGCATGGGATAGAAAGCGTATTTGTAGCTTTTTTAACACTGTCATTCACAATTTGCCTCTAGGCGTTGTGTTAGTTCATGAGGTTGGCGATACAGAAAAATTTATATCCAGATATGTTAAGACTGCTGAAAATAATAAGGGGCATCGAGTTACTCAGCATTTGTTGGATGGTCAGCAACGTTTGACAGCAATGTGGAGAGTTCTGCATAACAACTATAAAGACTATACCTATTTTGTTCATATCAATGACTACGATGAATCCAAGGAACTAGATGAAGAATCTTCTATTTCAGTTTATTCCAGGACTCGTTATATCAGAAAAGATGGTAGGCGTTACCCGCTGTGGTGTGATGATCCAAAGGAGTGTTTAAAACGAGGCTCTATTCCCACTGACTTGCTAAAACCAACTGATATCAGTAAAGATTTGGACCAGTGGATTGATGAAGCTACAAATCACATGAATCCATCAGATGATGATGAGGATGCAATCAAAAAAGTTCGTCGGCATCTCGCTTTTAAAGAAAAGTTAAAAGAAGATATCAACCGCCTGAGGGACAGGGTTAAGCACTTTAATTTACCATATCTGTCACTACCGTCTTCCACTGAAAAAGATGTTGCTTTGCAAGTGTTTATTAATATGAACACAAATAGTAAACCGCTCTCACGGTATGACATTATTGTTGCGGAGGTTGAAAGCGCAACTGGTCAAAGCTTACATAATTTACAAAATAAACTCATTGAACAATACCCTAAAATAGCAAGATATTTTGATGTTTCGTTTTTGATTTTGGCAGCCTCAGCCTTGCTCCAGGATAGAATACCTAATGAAAGGGGTATGATTGAAATGGATAAGGCGCTAATGGTGGAAAACTGGTCTTTAATGGAGTCCTGCCTGGCAAAAGTGGCGGATTTTCTTGCAACGCAAGGAATTTATGACAAGCAAAGACTACCTACAAACGCTGTGTTAGGTGTTATTGCGGCTAGCTATCAGTATATTCCAGAAGATGGAGATTTTAGAAGCAAGGCAGAGAATCTATTGCAAAGATATTTATGGTCTGCATTTTTTACAGATAGATATGAAAACTCCGCCGCAAGCCGGGCACATGTAGATTATAGAGCTATAACCTCTTTACTGAAGAATAAAGATTTCACAGAAGAAGATCTCAAAGTAGTGCCAGTACTTGATAGGTCAGAGTATCCACTTGCGACGGCTGAAGAGTTAGAAACTGTTGACTGGCCAAAGAGAGAAAACATTAGGGCTCGAGGCATACTTGCTGTAACAACCTATTACGGTGCATATGATTTTGCAGATAATCAGCCAGCAAGTTATGAAAGTCTAAAGAAAAGAGAATACCACCACTTATATCCAGATGCATTGCTAAAAGATATTGATGTCAAAAGCTATCTTGCTCTGAACTGTGCTCTTATTACATGGAAAACAAATCGAGTCATTGGAAGGAAAGATCCAGTCCACTATCTTGGGGAAAGAATTGGCTGGTTTGATAAAGACATGATAGCAAACAGGCTTCAAACACACCTTATCGATTTTGATGACTTAGCTAAAAGTGAATATAAGAATCTAGAAGATGAGTCTGTTAAAGAAAAGCTTATGAATGACTATTTAACTTTTATCAAAAAGCGAGCAATTGTTATAGCAGAAGCGGCCAAGAAATTAGCAGATGGTAACTCTCTAAGGCCGAGTACAAATTAG
- a CDS encoding TonB-dependent receptor domain-containing protein, with amino-acid sequence MNFFSFDSFRVSAVAVAVSGCLFSGVVLAEDVESEDEHIDVITISASRASSDDLSVADADPVESDVAQWLKTVPGANVNKNGPVTGIAQYRGMFGDRVGVSLNGRTVIGAGPNAMDAPLTYAVPMTVEAMTVYRGIAPVTAGIDTMGGAVDVHLKQARTSEELSVEGSLSSWYSGINDGKTYAGDINVSANDFGVYAFISDQSANNAEDALGRDIITTVYDKQQSGLDMAYEFGESRIGVRYGKTDTGFSGTPALPMDINYVDGEQWSLDGQHQFEGAVLEWQFGASDNTHGMDNFSQRVNLDPAAHRYTYAAAKSSDYKFQLTAGDWVYGLQGYLSEHDVDISNPNNMMFGVINFNQVEDDRHSAYVQWGQRSESRSDTVGLRVKYNRANAGEVAHSMAMMNPAIAGLQNDFNQADRSVSDTAYDVTYHGKSVLSESFVWNYSAGIKQHAASYQQRYLWIPMQSTSGLADGKTYIGDINLDPETAYQIDTGFDYSNGGFKVSPRVFYSQVKDYIEGTPSTDPRAIMVADMMGDSAPLQFTNVDATLWGFDANWRYDMPSDFFMSGVVSYVRGERDDSDINLYRIAPMNTRFVWGYQGVQFSTQFAAQIYADQDRVSSINNETQTAGYMVWDWMADYMFDNGLTVRAGVENLFDKQYVEHLGGVNRAAGSGIAVGERLPANGRNVYVGFEFRF; translated from the coding sequence ATGAATTTCTTTTCTTTTGATTCTTTTCGTGTGAGCGCGGTTGCTGTCGCTGTGTCTGGTTGTTTGTTTTCTGGGGTTGTTCTGGCTGAGGATGTTGAATCTGAGGATGAGCATATTGATGTGATTACGATCAGTGCGTCGCGTGCTTCGTCTGATGATTTGTCGGTGGCGGATGCGGATCCGGTTGAGTCGGATGTGGCGCAGTGGTTGAAGACGGTGCCTGGGGCGAATGTGAATAAGAATGGCCCGGTGACGGGGATTGCGCAGTATCGCGGGATGTTTGGTGATCGGGTTGGTGTTAGTTTGAATGGTCGTACGGTGATTGGTGCTGGTCCGAATGCGATGGATGCGCCTTTGACTTATGCCGTGCCGATGACGGTTGAGGCGATGACGGTGTATCGCGGGATTGCGCCAGTGACTGCCGGAATCGATACGATGGGCGGTGCGGTGGATGTGCATCTAAAGCAAGCGCGTACTTCTGAAGAACTGTCGGTCGAGGGCTCATTGAGCAGCTGGTATTCGGGGATTAACGATGGCAAGACCTATGCCGGGGATATTAATGTCAGCGCTAATGATTTTGGTGTGTATGCCTTTATCAGTGACCAGAGTGCCAATAATGCCGAAGATGCGCTGGGCCGTGACATCATCACGACTGTTTACGATAAGCAGCAGTCGGGCCTGGATATGGCTTATGAGTTTGGTGAAAGCCGCATTGGAGTGCGTTATGGTAAGACTGACACTGGCTTCTCGGGAACGCCTGCCTTGCCGATGGATATTAATTATGTGGATGGCGAGCAGTGGAGTCTTGATGGTCAGCATCAGTTTGAGGGTGCTGTGCTGGAGTGGCAGTTTGGCGCTTCGGATAATACGCATGGCATGGATAATTTTAGCCAGCGTGTGAATCTTGATCCTGCCGCGCATCGATATACTTATGCTGCGGCCAAGAGCTCCGATTATAAGTTTCAACTGACCGCTGGTGACTGGGTGTATGGATTGCAAGGGTATCTGTCTGAGCATGATGTGGATATCAGCAATCCCAATAATATGATGTTCGGCGTGATTAATTTTAATCAGGTTGAGGATGACCGTCATAGCGCTTATGTGCAGTGGGGCCAGCGCTCAGAATCGCGTAGCGATACTGTTGGACTTAGGGTTAAGTATAACCGAGCCAATGCGGGCGAGGTGGCACATTCGATGGCGATGATGAATCCTGCGATTGCCGGTTTGCAGAATGACTTTAATCAGGCGGATCGCAGCGTTAGCGATACGGCTTATGATGTGACCTATCATGGTAAGTCGGTTCTTAGCGAGAGTTTTGTCTGGAACTACAGCGCGGGTATCAAGCAACACGCGGCCAGTTATCAGCAGCGTTATCTGTGGATTCCGATGCAGTCAACCAGCGGCCTGGCCGATGGTAAAACCTACATTGGCGATATCAACCTTGACCCAGAAACCGCTTACCAGATTGATACCGGTTTTGATTACAGCAATGGCGGTTTTAAGGTATCACCACGGGTCTTTTATTCGCAGGTTAAGGATTATATTGAGGGAACGCCGAGTACCGATCCCAGAGCGATTATGGTGGCTGACATGATGGGCGATTCGGCGCCATTACAGTTCACCAATGTTGATGCCACTTTATGGGGCTTTGATGCCAACTGGCGCTATGACATGCCATCGGATTTCTTTATGTCCGGGGTGGTGAGTTATGTGCGTGGTGAGCGCGATGACAGTGATATTAATTTGTATCGGATTGCACCAATGAATACGCGATTTGTGTGGGGCTATCAGGGCGTTCAGTTCTCAACCCAGTTTGCCGCGCAGATATATGCGGATCAGGATCGGGTGTCGAGTATCAATAATGAAACTCAAACCGCTGGGTATATGGTTTGGGACTGGATGGCCGATTATATGTTTGATAATGGCCTGACAGTGCGTGCCGGTGTTGAGAACCTGTTCGATAAACAGTATGTGGAGCATCTGGGTGGCGTGAATCGAGCTGCTGGAAGTGGGATAGCCGTTGGCGAGCGCCTGCCAGCCAATGGGCGGAATGTTTATGTCGGGTTTGAGTTTAGGTTTTAG
- a CDS encoding site-specific DNA-methyltransferase, producing MDGKTLDIVTDNINKLKELFPEAITEGKVDFDVLKEVLGEYVDDREERYSFTWNGKSKARRLAQIPSTGTLRPCKEESVDWDNTQNLFIEGDNLEVLKLLQKSYHKKVKMIYIDPPYNTGKDFVYKDNFKDNIKNYKEITRQVDSQGKNLSSNTETSGRYHTDWLNMMYPRLKLARNLLADDGVIFISADEEITNLKKMCDEIFGEENFVENITWNKRIPKNDKGVGNIHEYVLLYAKDASLKPEFNMRKDGLDDIYELVEKLKKNRTPILEAEDEIKKLYKKNAYDRGITLYNSFDHEYRLWGKINMSWPNANTFGPNYEVKHPKTGQPVKIPDRGWRWTEDTFNEAAKRVNGNYTEITELPDGSFMCGKIWFSAKENQQPSSVTYLDEVNTFLLRSILSMKSDGGMEVERLFSGKSYFSYPKPTSLLKVLLSSYTNGQNGLILDFFAGSATTAHAALQLNAEDGRNRKFIMVQLPEACDEKSEAFKAGYKNIAEISKERIRRSAAKIKEENPEYNDDLGFKVFKLDSTNIKPWKLDFDMTEQDLLDQVENIKPGRTEDDVLYEVLLKYGLDLTLPIEEHAIAGHKVFDIGAGALIICLSDNITLEVVEGIAQLKEKLNPEIMRVVFKDSGFKDDVVKTNTLQILKQANIKDIRSL from the coding sequence ATGGACGGTAAAACATTAGATATAGTTACTGATAATATCAATAAATTAAAAGAACTGTTTCCTGAGGCTATTACCGAAGGAAAAGTTGATTTTGATGTCTTAAAAGAAGTGCTCGGTGAATACGTTGATGACCGAGAAGAGCGCTACAGCTTTACATGGAATGGCAAGAGCAAAGCTCGCCGATTGGCACAAATACCGAGCACCGGAACCTTGCGCCCATGCAAAGAAGAGTCGGTGGATTGGGATAACACCCAGAACCTATTTATCGAAGGCGATAACCTTGAGGTGCTCAAGCTCCTGCAGAAGAGCTATCACAAAAAAGTCAAAATGATCTATATCGATCCACCCTATAACACGGGTAAAGATTTCGTTTATAAAGATAACTTTAAAGACAACATTAAAAACTATAAGGAAATCACTAGGCAGGTTGATAGTCAGGGTAAAAACTTATCAAGCAATACAGAGACTAGCGGGCGTTACCATACTGACTGGTTAAATATGATGTATCCGCGTTTAAAGCTTGCCCGTAATCTGCTTGCGGATGATGGGGTAATCTTCATTAGCGCTGATGAAGAAATTACGAATCTAAAAAAAATGTGTGATGAGATTTTTGGTGAAGAGAACTTCGTAGAAAATATCACATGGAATAAACGAATCCCGAAGAATGACAAAGGAGTTGGCAATATACATGAATATGTTTTGCTTTATGCTAAAGACGCATCGCTCAAGCCTGAATTTAATATGCGTAAAGATGGTTTGGATGATATTTATGAGCTAGTTGAAAAGCTTAAGAAAAATAGGACCCCAATTTTAGAGGCAGAAGATGAGATAAAGAAACTATACAAGAAGAATGCATACGATAGAGGTATTACTTTATACAACTCTTTTGACCATGAATATCGTTTGTGGGGAAAAATTAATATGAGTTGGCCAAATGCTAATACATTTGGTCCTAACTATGAAGTGAAACACCCTAAAACTGGGCAGCCAGTAAAAATTCCTGATCGCGGCTGGCGCTGGACAGAAGATACTTTTAACGAAGCTGCTAAAAGAGTAAATGGCAATTACACAGAAATAACTGAACTTCCTGATGGTAGCTTCATGTGTGGGAAGATCTGGTTTTCGGCAAAAGAGAATCAGCAGCCTAGCTCGGTTACATATTTAGATGAAGTTAATACCTTTCTTCTGCGGTCTATTTTGTCTATGAAAAGTGATGGAGGAATGGAGGTGGAGAGACTGTTTTCTGGTAAAAGCTATTTCTCCTACCCTAAACCTACAAGTTTACTGAAAGTGTTGTTGTCATCATATACCAATGGCCAAAATGGATTGATTCTCGACTTCTTTGCAGGTTCTGCAACCACCGCTCATGCAGCCTTACAACTCAACGCCGAAGACGGCAGGAACCGCAAATTCATCATGGTTCAACTTCCCGAAGCCTGTGATGAGAAATCAGAGGCGTTCAAGGCAGGATACAAAAACATCGCGGAAATCAGTAAAGAACGCATCCGCCGCTCTGCTGCAAAGATCAAAGAAGAAAACCCTGAATACAATGATGACCTCGGCTTCAAGGTGTTCAAACTCGACTCCACCAATATCAAACCTTGGAAGCTGGACTTTGATATGACAGAACAAGATCTTCTGGATCAGGTTGAGAATATAAAGCCTGGCCGGACTGAAGACGACGTACTTTATGAGGTGTTACTTAAATATGGATTAGATTTGACACTGCCTATTGAAGAACATGCTATTGCTGGGCACAAGGTTTTTGATATTGGTGCTGGAGCATTGATTATTTGTCTATCAGACAATATCACTCTAGAAGTGGTTGAAGGTATTGCACAATTAAAAGAAAAGCTTAATCCTGAAATCATGCGTGTAGTTTTTAAAGATTCAGGCTTTAAAGACGATGTTGTTAAAACTAATACACTTCAAATTCTCAAGCAGGCTAATATTAAAGATATAAGGAGCCTGTAA